From a single Streptomyces sp. NBC_00377 genomic region:
- a CDS encoding helix-turn-helix domain-containing protein yields the protein MSATEFAELLRELKERSGLSYGTLSKRLHMSTSTLHRYCNGDAVPTDYAPVERLARLCKASPQELVELHRRWVLADAVRRKPGAMGTAVAGAAEATGTAGADAAGAVVDAPGAGAAGISAVEAGARAGAGAGDTAVGAVAGEGLTETITAGADGEGPERRGGDGRRARRSLVLAGVAAAVALGSVALALALTLPGEGSGEGEGGRAAGTGTSVQGRGAQGTSSASSSASASASVTPSASASGSASASPSASAAASSAAPGAGARADAPVPLTVSTHPYAWISPCSQHYLIERGPGQVAPPPVEQDAPAWVARHGAVSASEQFVQITVQGTGEETVVVESLTVRTVAKAAPLAWNDYAMGYPGVGCGGGMPTRAFSVALDAARPALVPEAGHRDFPFKVSESDPEVYYVTADASAYDVRWYLELAWSSGSRHGTLTIDDEGKPFRTSGNNGRPDYEFPLGGFAWNRAGATSTP from the coding sequence GTGTCTGCGACCGAGTTCGCGGAGCTGCTGCGGGAGCTGAAGGAGCGGTCCGGGCTCAGCTACGGGACGCTCTCGAAACGGCTCCACATGAGTACGTCGACGCTCCACCGCTACTGCAACGGCGACGCCGTCCCCACCGACTACGCGCCCGTGGAGCGGCTGGCCCGGCTCTGCAAGGCATCGCCTCAGGAGCTCGTCGAGCTGCACCGGCGGTGGGTGCTGGCGGACGCGGTGCGGAGGAAGCCGGGCGCGATGGGTACGGCCGTGGCCGGTGCGGCCGAGGCGACCGGCACGGCCGGGGCCGACGCGGCCGGGGCCGTGGTGGATGCGCCGGGGGCCGGTGCGGCAGGGATCTCCGCTGTGGAGGCAGGTGCGCGTGCAGGAGCCGGTGCCGGTGATACCGCCGTCGGGGCCGTTGCCGGGGAGGGTCTCACGGAGACGATCACTGCGGGGGCCGATGGTGAGGGACCCGAGAGGAGAGGCGGGGACGGCCGTCGGGCGCGGCGTTCCCTGGTCCTCGCCGGTGTGGCGGCCGCGGTCGCCCTCGGTTCCGTCGCTCTGGCGCTCGCCCTGACGCTGCCCGGCGAGGGGTCCGGCGAGGGGGAGGGGGGCCGGGCGGCAGGAACCGGGACGTCGGTGCAGGGGCGGGGAGCACAGGGCACGTCCTCGGCCTCGTCCTCCGCCTCCGCGTCCGCGTCCGTGACGCCGTCGGCCTCCGCCTCGGGGTCGGCCTCGGCTTCCCCCTCGGCGTCCGCGGCCGCTTCCTCGGCGGCGCCGGGTGCGGGCGCGCGGGCCGACGCGCCCGTACCGCTGACGGTCAGCACCCACCCCTACGCCTGGATCAGCCCCTGTAGCCAGCACTACCTGATCGAGCGGGGGCCGGGGCAGGTCGCGCCGCCGCCCGTGGAACAGGACGCGCCCGCGTGGGTGGCCCGGCACGGGGCCGTGTCGGCGAGCGAGCAGTTCGTGCAGATAACCGTGCAGGGAACCGGTGAGGAGACCGTCGTCGTGGAGAGCCTGACGGTCCGGACCGTCGCCAAGGCCGCGCCTCTCGCCTGGAACGACTACGCGATGGGGTACCCGGGAGTCGGCTGCGGCGGCGGTATGCCGACGCGTGCCTTCTCCGTCGCCCTCGACGCGGCGCGGCCGGCGCTGGTGCCCGAGGCGGGACACAGGGACTTCCCGTTCAAGGTGAGCGAGTCCGACCCGGAGGTCTACTACGTCACGGCCGACGCCTCCGCGTACGACGTGCGCTGGTATCTGGAGCTGGCCTGGTCCAGCGGTTCACGGCACGGCACGCTGACGATCGACGACGAGGGGAAGCCGTTCCGCACGAGCGGGAACAACGGGCGGCCGGACTACGAGTTCCCGCTCGGCGGCTTCGCCTGGAACCGGGCGGGAGCCACCTCGACGCCGTAG